CAATTACAGGATAATCATGGGACTGGTATGAAAAGCTCTTATGTGAGGTTTGACAGGCTGACAGGTGTTCTGGAGTTGGAAGTGACGGATGAAATCAAACTCGGCGATCAGATCGTCTGCGAATTGGATAAAGGCGAGATGCTCGGCGTTGTCGCAACAGAGCCGACTGACACGGCAAAAGAAGGACTGAAAAAGATACTTCGAAGGGCGACGCCTGAAGAACTGGCGGCCTATGCTGCTCTCAGGGAAAAAGGGGCGCAGGCTTTTTCTGTCTGCAGGGCGAAAATAGAAGAAATGAACCTGCCTATGAAGCTGCTGCAGGCAGAGTACGCTTTTGGCGGGTCAAAGTTGCTCTTCTACTTTTTCGCTGAAAACAGAGTTGATTTTAGAGATCTCGTCAAAGACCTTGCAAAGGAATTTAAGATTAGAATAGAGATGAGACAGGTAGGTGTCAGAGACGAGGCAAAAATTATCGGCGGCCTGGGGAACTGCGGCAACGTGGTCTGCTGCAAGAGATTTCTGAACAACTTCTCGATAGTCTCAATAAAGATGATGAAGGAGCAGAGCCTGGCGCTTAATCCGGCTAAGATTTCAGGGGTATGCGGCAGGCTCATGTGCTGCCTCTCTTACGAGCATGATATGTATCTCCAGCTGAAAAAGAATTTTCCGAAAGTGGGAAAACGCGTCAAAACGCCGCAGGGCGAGGGCAAGGTGCTGAAGCATAACGCCCTTACTGCCACGGTAACCGTCCTGCTCGACGAAGGGAAAGAGGCAACAATTCCGGTCAAGGATATCATCCACGGACAGGGACCGACAAGTCAGACCTAGAGGCACACACGTGGCAAAACACTACTACATCACGACGCCGATTTATTACATCAACGACGTGCCGCACATCGGCCATGCGTACACAACCATCGCTGCCGATATCATAGCCAGGTACAAGAGGCTTAACGGGTATGAGGTCTTCTTTTTGACCGGCGTGGATGAACACGGGCAGAAGGCGGAAAAGACAGCGGCCGAAAAGCGGGTGCACCCGAAAGAACTGGCAGACGAGATGGTCCACACATTCACGGACCTCTGGCAACAGCTCAACATTTCTAACACAGGCTTTGTCAGGACCACAGAGGAGCGGCACAGGAAGGTTGTTCAATATTTCTTCCAGAAGATCCAGGAGAAGGGAGATATCTACCTGGGTGAGTACGAGGACTGGTATTGCGTGCCCTGCGAAAGTTACTTCACGGAATTACAGCAGCAGGAAGGCAAATGCCCTGATTGCGGCCGGCTGCTCGAACGGCTCAAAGAAGAGACGTACTTCTTCAGGATGTCAAAATACACAGAGCCTTTGCTCCGTTACCTGGAGGAGCATAAACAGTTTGTTCTGCCTGACGTGCGCTATAACGAGGTGCTCAGCTTCGTGAAGGGAGGGCTGAGGGATCTCTCCATCAGCAGGACCAGTTTCAGCTGGGGTGTCCCCGTGCCCGGCGATCCGAAACACGTCATCTACGTCTGGTTTGATGCTCTCCTCAATTACCTGACTGGCATCGGCTATCTCACCGACGACCAGCTCTTGAACAACTTCTGGCCTTGTGACGCCCACCTGATCGGTAAAGATATACTCAGGTTCCATGCGGTCTATTGGCCATCCTTTCTTATGTCACTCGGTGTGGAGCTTCCCAAGAGGGTGTTTGCGCATGGATGGTGGACGGTGAACGGGCAGAAGATGTCAAAGTCCCTGGGTAACGTCGTCTCGCCGTCAGAAATCATTTCCATCTACGGAGTGGATGAATTCAGATTCTTTCTTTTCAGGGAGGTCCCTTTCGGTCTCGATGGAGATTTTTCGCGAGAAGCCATTGTCCACAGAATCAACGGAGACCTCGCGAATGATTTCGGAAATCTTGTGTCTCGAAGCGTAACAATGATTACGAAGTTCTCCAACGGAGTTCTGGAAAAGGTCGGTGAAGTGGGCGGCACCGACGAACATCTTGTCGGCCAGATCCGGAATGCTGTCGCCGAATATGAAAATGGCATGGAGAGTTTCGGCTTCCACAAGGCGCTGACATCCGCTTTCGATGTTGTTTCGCTCCTCAACAAATACGTGGACACAGAGGCACCGTGGAAACTCGCGAAGGAGAACAGGGCGAGGCTGTCAACCGTGCTCTACAACATCTGGAACGGGGTCAGAATAGCAACTCTTCTTCTCCATCCGTTCATGCCTGAGAAAACAGCCGCAATCTGGAAGGCCATAGGATTCGGGACGCCTATACAAGCCGCTTCCATGGGCCGGGAACGGGATTTCTACTACGATGGCGGAGACCTGTCGACTATTGAGAAGATTCCGCCGCTCTTTCCCAGAATAGAAAAGTGATGTTCCATTCCAAATGGGGTAGCACGTGGCTTTTACCTCGCTGAGACAGGTACTCGAATCGGTTCTCAAAGAGCGCAAGCTCGCTTCCGATATCAACGCGTACAAGATATTCCCCATGTGGGCCGAGATCGCAGGACCGACTATGGCCAACCATTGCCGGCCATCGCGGCTGCGCGACGACATACTCTACATAGAGGTAGATGATCCGGTCTGGCTTGCTCAGCTGCGCTATATGAAACAGGACATTCTGCGGAAGATAGACAGGCGCATCAAGCCCGGAGTATTCAGGGATCTAAAGTTCTTTCTTAAGTGATTCCAGCACGACCCGGTAAGGCACACCCTGCTCATCAGCGATCTTCTTCACATCTTCAAACTCTATGTGTTTCTTGATAAGCGCGCCTTTCTGGTCATAACCTTCTTTGACCTTTACCGGGCCGAACGATGTGTCACAGACTCTTTCTTTTCTCTGCAATACGCGGCGTAACTCTTTGCGCAGGCGCAGGCCGAAGGTCGTGGTCTCCTTGAGTACGCTCTCGATCACCGCATCTTTGCTCGCTGCGTTCGCTATCACTGCGAGTCTGAGGCCTACCCTGCCCTTCTTCATGTGCACCGGATAATAGAGCACATCAAGCGCTCCGGCAATCTTTATTCTTTCAGCCACTGCCCCCATGTACTCCATTTCGGCATCATCCACATCCGTTTCGATCACCCACACCTCTTCGTGGAGCTCAGACCTCTCCGCCTCCCCGATAAAGATCCTGACCACGTTCGGGGTGTCTGTCTGGTACGTACCGAAACCGACGCCGCTCGCTCGCAGCGAGAAAGGCGGGCGTGCTGCAGGATTCTTCACGTAGTGCTTGACTATCGCAGCCCCTGTGGGAGTCGTCAGCTCCAGCTCGTTGTCAAAAAAGACAAGCGGCATGCCTGAGAGAATCTCCACCGTAACCGGAGGCGGATTGGGCAAAAGACCGTGCGAGGTCCGTACAAAGCCTCTCCCCTGAGGAATCGGCCCGCAGTGAACCTCATCAACGCTGAAGTGGGACATGGCCTTAGCCGTGCAGAGAATATCGATCAGCGTATCCACGTGGGCCAGCTCATGGAAGTGCACCTTCTCCGGCTCTACCCCATGTACTTTTGCCTCTGCATTGACAAGTATAGCCAGAATAGCGCGAGCATCCTCCCGGACGCGATCTTCAACCTTCAATCCCAGTATCATCTCCTCCATCTGCCGGATGGAGAGATGTACATCACTCTTACCCATCTTCAGATAGGTCCCCTCGATCACGCCGTGCTTCTTTTTTTCGGGAGTGAGGGATGGCAGTGTAACAGGGAGCTGCTCGAGAACCTCGGTGAGTGCGTCAAACGGGCATCCCGCATCGAGAAATGCGCTGATGGTCATATCTCCGCTTATACCGAAAACAGGATCAATGTAGAGAAGCGTCATAGTCGGTTGATCAGGGTCGCAAAGTAAGCCGCGCCAAAGCCGTTATCGATATTGAAGGTGGCCACGGTCGAACACGAGTTGAGCATCGTGAGAAGCGCGGAAAGCCCGCCGAAGCTGGCCCCGTAACCGATGCTTGTGGGAATCGCTATTACGGGTGCGCCTACAATCCCTGCCACGATCGATGGCAGTGCTCCTTCCATACCGGCGGCAACGATGACCACGCGCGCCTTACGGAGAAGCGGCATACTCTGAAAAAGGCGGTGAATTCCTGCAACACCCACGTCATAGAGCTTCTCAGCCTCATTCCCGAAAAAGGTGCATGTGGCATAGGCCTCTTCTGCGACCGGAATATCGCTCGTACCTGCCGATATGATCAAAATCATGCCCTTGCCCTTGACCGCACGACCTTTCTTGATCACAAAACATTTGCCGGCTTCGTTGTACATGCCCTCCGGAAAGAGCTTCTTCAGTTTCGATCCCACGTCTTTCGCTATCCTGGTCACCAGGATATCCGACCCTTTCTTTCTCATGGAACGTATAGTTTCTGCCATGTGCTGAAGGCTTTTTCCCTCCC
Above is a window of Syntrophorhabdales bacterium DNA encoding:
- the ricT gene encoding regulatory iron-sulfur-containing complex subunit RicT, with product MKSSYVRFDRLTGVLELEVTDEIKLGDQIVCELDKGEMLGVVATEPTDTAKEGLKKILRRATPEELAAYAALREKGAQAFSVCRAKIEEMNLPMKLLQAEYAFGGSKLLFYFFAENRVDFRDLVKDLAKEFKIRIEMRQVGVRDEAKIIGGLGNCGNVVCCKRFLNNFSIVSIKMMKEQSLALNPAKISGVCGRLMCCLSYEHDMYLQLKKNFPKVGKRVKTPQGEGKVLKHNALTATVTVLLDEGKEATIPVKDIIHGQGPTSQT
- the metG gene encoding methionine--tRNA ligase; the encoded protein is MAKHYYITTPIYYINDVPHIGHAYTTIAADIIARYKRLNGYEVFFLTGVDEHGQKAEKTAAEKRVHPKELADEMVHTFTDLWQQLNISNTGFVRTTEERHRKVVQYFFQKIQEKGDIYLGEYEDWYCVPCESYFTELQQQEGKCPDCGRLLERLKEETYFFRMSKYTEPLLRYLEEHKQFVLPDVRYNEVLSFVKGGLRDLSISRTSFSWGVPVPGDPKHVIYVWFDALLNYLTGIGYLTDDQLLNNFWPCDAHLIGKDILRFHAVYWPSFLMSLGVELPKRVFAHGWWTVNGQKMSKSLGNVVSPSEIISIYGVDEFRFFLFREVPFGLDGDFSREAIVHRINGDLANDFGNLVSRSVTMITKFSNGVLEKVGEVGGTDEHLVGQIRNAVAEYENGMESFGFHKALTSAFDVVSLLNKYVDTEAPWKLAKENRARLSTVLYNIWNGVRIATLLLHPFMPEKTAAIWKAIGFGTPIQAASMGRERDFYYDGGDLSTIEKIPPLFPRIEK
- a CDS encoding DUF721 domain-containing protein; translation: MAFTSLRQVLESVLKERKLASDINAYKIFPMWAEIAGPTMANHCRPSRLRDDILYIEVDDPVWLAQLRYMKQDILRKIDRRIKPGVFRDLKFFLK
- the larC gene encoding nickel pincer cofactor biosynthesis protein LarC, with the translated sequence MTLLYIDPVFGISGDMTISAFLDAGCPFDALTEVLEQLPVTLPSLTPEKKKHGVIEGTYLKMGKSDVHLSIRQMEEMILGLKVEDRVREDARAILAILVNAEAKVHGVEPEKVHFHELAHVDTLIDILCTAKAMSHFSVDEVHCGPIPQGRGFVRTSHGLLPNPPPVTVEILSGMPLVFFDNELELTTPTGAAIVKHYVKNPAARPPFSLRASGVGFGTYQTDTPNVVRIFIGEAERSELHEEVWVIETDVDDAEMEYMGAVAERIKIAGALDVLYYPVHMKKGRVGLRLAVIANAASKDAVIESVLKETTTFGLRLRKELRRVLQRKERVCDTSFGPVKVKEGYDQKGALIKKHIEFEDVKKIADEQGVPYRVVLESLKKEL
- the larB gene encoding nickel pincer cofactor biosynthesis protein LarB; the encoded protein is MRKLLNGVRKGTVALDVAVEQLKELPFQDLVHTKIDHHRTLRKGMEEVLFGEGKSLQHMAETIRSMRKKGSDILVTRIAKDVGSKLKKLFPEGMYNEAGKCFVIKKGRAVKGKGMILIISAGTSDIPVAEEAYATCTFFGNEAEKLYDVGVAGIHRLFQSMPLLRKARVVIVAAGMEGALPSIVAGIVGAPVIAIPTSIGYGASFGGLSALLTMLNSCSTVATFNIDNGFGAAYFATLINRL